In Hyphomicrobium denitrificans 1NES1, one DNA window encodes the following:
- a CDS encoding NADH-quinone oxidoreductase subunit M, translated as MNNILSVVTFLPLVGALLIAAQNAEAKQNARWIALWTTLVTFFVSLLIWWDFDTTATGFQFVEEHAWLGPLKYKLGVDGISMLFIILTTFLMPLCILASWVSVQNRVKEYMIAFLVLETLMLGVFSALDLVLFYLFFEGGLIPMFIIIGVWGGKRRVYASFKFFLYTLLGSVLMLLAMMAMYWHAGTTDIPTLLQTKFPPEMQWWLWIAFFASFAVKMPMWPVHTWLPDAHVEAPTAGSVILAGILLKMGGYGFLRFSLPMFPNASADLAPFVFSLSIVAIIYTSLVALVQEDMKKLIAYSSVAHMGYVTMGIFTGSQQGIDGAIFQMLSHGLVSSALFLCVGVIYDRMHTREIAAYGGLVERMPKYAAAFMVFTMANVGLPGTSGFIGEFLTLMAAFKANTWVAILATTGIILSAAYALYLYRRIIFGVLEKANLRSILDLSPREVAILAPLILLTIFYGFYPAPVLDVTATSVKNLVQNYQNAQHTAAALLAP; from the coding sequence ATGAACAACATCCTCTCGGTCGTCACCTTCCTGCCGCTCGTTGGTGCGCTATTGATTGCCGCGCAGAATGCGGAAGCAAAGCAGAACGCACGCTGGATCGCGCTCTGGACGACGCTCGTCACGTTCTTCGTCTCGCTCCTGATCTGGTGGGACTTCGATACGACGGCGACGGGCTTCCAGTTCGTCGAGGAGCACGCTTGGCTCGGTCCGCTGAAATACAAGCTCGGCGTCGACGGCATCTCGATGCTGTTTATTATTTTGACGACGTTCCTGATGCCGCTCTGCATCCTCGCCAGCTGGGTGTCGGTGCAGAACCGCGTCAAGGAATACATGATCGCGTTCCTCGTGCTTGAGACGCTGATGCTTGGCGTCTTCTCGGCGCTTGATCTCGTGCTGTTCTATCTGTTCTTCGAAGGCGGCCTCATCCCGATGTTCATCATCATCGGCGTCTGGGGCGGCAAGCGGCGCGTCTATGCGAGCTTCAAGTTCTTCCTCTATACGCTGCTCGGCTCGGTGCTGATGCTGCTCGCGATGATGGCAATGTACTGGCACGCGGGGACGACGGATATCCCGACTCTTCTGCAGACCAAGTTCCCGCCGGAGATGCAGTGGTGGCTGTGGATTGCGTTCTTTGCCTCGTTCGCGGTGAAGATGCCGATGTGGCCGGTACATACGTGGCTTCCCGATGCGCACGTCGAGGCGCCGACCGCCGGCTCCGTCATTCTCGCGGGCATTCTTCTCAAAATGGGCGGATACGGGTTCCTGCGGTTCTCGTTGCCGATGTTTCCCAATGCCTCGGCTGATCTCGCTCCTTTCGTCTTCTCGCTGTCGATCGTCGCGATCATCTACACGTCTCTCGTGGCGCTCGTGCAGGAGGATATGAAGAAGCTCATCGCCTATTCGTCCGTCGCGCACATGGGCTACGTCACGATGGGTATTTTCACGGGCTCGCAACAGGGCATCGACGGCGCGATCTTTCAGATGCTGTCGCACGGCCTCGTTTCATCCGCGCTGTTCCTGTGTGTCGGCGTCATCTACGACCGCATGCACACGCGCGAGATTGCAGCCTATGGCGGACTCGTCGAGCGCATGCCGAAATATGCGGCGGCCTTCATGGTATTCACGATGGCCAACGTCGGCCTGCCCGGAACCAGCGGCTTCATCGGCGAATTCCTGACGCTGATGGCAGCCTTCAAAGCCAACACCTGGGTTGCTATTCTGGCGACGACCGGCATCATCTTGTCGGCCGCTTACGCACTCTATCTTTACAGACGCATTATTTTCGGCGTGCTCGAGAAGGCGAACCTCCGGAGCATCCTGGATCTCTCGCCGCGCGAGGTCGCTATTCTCGCGCCGCTTATACTGCTGACGATCTTCTATGGGTTCTACCCGGCGCCCGTTCTCGATGTGACGGCGACGTCGGTCAAGAATCTCGTGCAGAATTATCAGAATGCCCAGCACACGGCCGCCGCTCTCCTGGCGCCATGA
- the nuoE gene encoding NADH-quinone oxidoreductase subunit NuoE, translating to MAVRRVHPDQPADFTFSAENLAWARETIAKYPPGKQASAVIPLLWRAQEQSGGWLPEPAIRAVCDLLGMAYIRGMEIATFYTMFQLSPVGTKAHVQVCGTTPCMLRGSRDLIAVCQHRINEHPHTPNEDGTLSWEEVECIGVCANAPVAQIGKDTFEDLTPEQFEKILDGFVAGKPPKWGSQTGRTASCPATGPTSLTDKSLYDGSTIGAWKKRFEETSGASDKAEETTPPSALASPTHKAAVAEGSSPSSPNAAPPVHPAALTAMANTGLVKELEARGGGKALSAGELDKIKADMQRDQAIAAARGIKDPELLSEPRGGKGDDLSLIWGVADKMVEKLNSIGIWHFDQIAKWTPENIAWFEGRLDGFKGRVTRDKWIEQAQKLASGWRPETKAGERPKD from the coding sequence ATGGCAGTTCGCCGAGTGCATCCGGATCAACCCGCTGACTTCACTTTTTCAGCGGAGAACCTTGCGTGGGCGCGAGAGACGATAGCCAAGTATCCGCCGGGTAAGCAGGCGTCCGCCGTCATTCCGTTGCTATGGCGCGCACAAGAGCAATCGGGCGGATGGCTCCCAGAGCCTGCGATCCGCGCCGTTTGCGATCTTCTCGGCATGGCCTACATCCGAGGCATGGAGATCGCGACCTTCTACACGATGTTTCAGTTGTCGCCGGTCGGGACGAAGGCGCACGTGCAGGTCTGTGGAACGACGCCGTGCATGCTGCGCGGCTCGCGCGATCTGATCGCTGTTTGCCAGCATCGCATCAACGAACACCCGCACACTCCTAACGAAGATGGCACACTGTCGTGGGAGGAGGTCGAGTGCATTGGCGTTTGCGCGAACGCTCCGGTCGCCCAGATCGGCAAAGATACGTTCGAGGACTTGACGCCCGAGCAGTTTGAAAAAATTCTCGATGGTTTTGTCGCGGGCAAACCGCCGAAGTGGGGATCGCAAACGGGTCGTACGGCCTCGTGCCCCGCAACCGGACCGACCAGCCTGACGGATAAATCGCTTTACGATGGTTCGACGATCGGCGCCTGGAAGAAGCGTTTCGAGGAGACATCGGGAGCGAGCGACAAGGCGGAAGAGACAACGCCGCCTTCGGCTCTGGCATCGCCGACCCATAAAGCGGCTGTCGCAGAAGGGTCCTCTCCGTCGTCTCCGAATGCAGCGCCGCCTGTTCACCCAGCTGCGCTGACTGCGATGGCGAACACCGGTCTCGTCAAGGAACTCGAAGCGCGTGGCGGCGGTAAGGCATTGTCGGCGGGTGAGCTCGACAAGATCAAAGCCGACATGCAGCGCGATCAGGCGATCGCTGCGGCGCGCGGGATCAAAGATCCGGAACTGTTGAGCGAGCCGCGCGGCGGCAAAGGTGACGATCTGTCGTTGATCTGGGGCGTTGCCGACAAGATGGTCGAAAAGCTGAATTCAATCGGCATCTGGCACTTCGATCAGATCGCCAAATGGACGCCTGAAAACATCGCTTGGTTCGAAGGCCGGCTTGATGGGTTCAAGGGGCGCGTGACACGAGATAAATGGATCGAGCAGGCACAAAAGCTCGCGTCGGGTTGGCGACCTGAGACTAAAGCCGGCGAAAGGCCGAAGGACTAG
- the nuoI gene encoding NADH-quinone oxidoreductase subunit NuoI gives MSVARATKSLLLTEIVAAFVLTVRYFFAPKKTLNYPYEKGPLSPRFRGEHALRRYPNGEERCIACKLCEAICPAQAITIEAGPRRNDGTRRTTRYDIDMTKCIYCGLCQEACPVDAIVEGPNFEFATETREELFYDKERLLSNGDRWEREIAKNIALDAKYR, from the coding sequence ATGAGCGTCGCACGCGCTACAAAGTCGCTGTTGCTGACGGAAATCGTCGCTGCGTTCGTGTTGACGGTCCGGTACTTCTTCGCGCCGAAAAAGACGCTGAACTATCCTTACGAAAAAGGCCCGCTATCGCCGCGCTTCCGTGGAGAGCACGCGCTCCGGCGCTATCCGAACGGCGAAGAGCGTTGCATCGCCTGCAAGCTCTGCGAGGCTATCTGTCCGGCGCAGGCCATCACGATCGAAGCAGGCCCGCGCCGTAACGATGGAACACGCCGAACGACGCGCTACGACATCGACATGACGAAATGCATCTATTGCGGACTCTGCCAGGAAGCGTGCCCCGTGGACGCCATCGTCGAAGGGCCCAATTTCGAATTCGCGACGGAAACGCGTGAAGAGCTTTTCTACGACAAGGAACGGTTGCTCTCGAACGGCGACCGCTGGGAACGCGAGATCGCGAAGAATATAGCGCTCGACGCAAAATATAGATAA
- the nuoG gene encoding NADH-quinone oxidoreductase subunit NuoG, with product MPKQLIIDGAAIEVEDGTTLMHACEMAGAVIPRFCYHERLSIAGNCRMCLVEVQGSPKPIASCAMLVNDLPPNKDGSPKIISTTSPLVKKAREGVMEFLLINHPLDCPICDQGGECDLQDQAMAFGMGGSRFHENKRAVEEKHIGPLIKTIMTRCIHCTRCVRYMTEVAGVEELGLIGRGEDAEITTYLERGIMSEMSANAVDLCPVGALTHRPWAFAARPWEMESTETIDAMDALGSAIRVDTRGGAVMRILPRNNDAVNEEWISDKTRHVADGLKIQRLDQPYIRKGGRLEPASWDEALGLVADRLKAASPDKIGAIAGDLAGAEEMFALKDLLGRLGATSLDCRQAGDKLDPKLGRASYVFNSSIEGIEQADAILIVGSNPRLEAPVLNARIRKRWRSTPTKIALIGAKVDLSYPYEYLGAGSETLAEVASGKHAFAEVLKSAQRPMVIVGQGAFARPDGLAVLSLVARIAIATSAGKDAAWNGFNVLHTAAGRVAGLDLGFVPSKGGKDVAGILSGGMDFIYLLGADECDLSKLGSAFVVYQGSHGDRGAERADVILPAAAYTEKSATYVNTEGRVQQTVKAAFSPGSAKEDWTIVRALSARVGATLPYDTLKDLRAAMYRAAPQLAEIDSVEVRAVSGLETLAKLSGQATATPFASAIEDFYLTNAVARASAVMAGMSALRSARDQGLSAAE from the coding sequence ATGCCAAAGCAACTCATCATTGACGGCGCGGCGATCGAGGTCGAGGACGGCACGACGCTGATGCACGCCTGCGAGATGGCCGGCGCGGTCATCCCGCGGTTCTGTTATCACGAACGCCTGTCGATCGCCGGCAATTGCCGTATGTGCCTCGTCGAGGTGCAGGGCTCGCCGAAGCCCATTGCTTCCTGCGCGATGCTCGTCAACGATCTGCCGCCGAATAAGGACGGCTCTCCAAAGATCATCAGCACGACGTCGCCGCTGGTCAAGAAAGCCCGCGAAGGCGTGATGGAATTCCTGCTCATCAACCATCCGCTCGACTGTCCGATCTGCGATCAGGGCGGCGAGTGCGATCTGCAGGACCAGGCGATGGCATTCGGCATGGGCGGCTCTCGCTTCCATGAGAACAAGCGTGCGGTTGAAGAGAAGCATATCGGGCCGCTGATCAAGACGATCATGACGCGCTGCATCCACTGCACGCGTTGCGTTCGCTACATGACGGAAGTTGCTGGCGTCGAAGAACTCGGTCTCATCGGCCGCGGTGAGGACGCAGAAATCACGACGTATCTCGAACGCGGGATCATGTCGGAGATGAGCGCCAATGCCGTCGATCTCTGCCCGGTTGGCGCGCTGACGCACCGGCCTTGGGCCTTCGCGGCGCGCCCGTGGGAAATGGAATCGACCGAGACGATCGACGCGATGGATGCGCTCGGCTCTGCAATTCGTGTCGATACGCGGGGCGGTGCCGTCATGCGCATCCTGCCGCGCAACAACGATGCCGTAAATGAAGAATGGATTTCGGACAAAACGCGTCACGTTGCGGACGGTTTAAAGATTCAGCGGCTCGATCAACCTTACATTCGCAAGGGTGGGCGGCTTGAGCCCGCGAGCTGGGATGAGGCGCTGGGCCTCGTTGCGGATAGACTCAAAGCGGCATCGCCGGACAAGATAGGTGCGATCGCGGGCGATCTGGCGGGTGCGGAAGAAATGTTCGCGCTCAAGGATCTGCTCGGGCGCCTTGGAGCGACGTCGCTCGATTGCCGGCAGGCGGGCGACAAGCTCGATCCAAAGCTTGGCCGCGCCAGCTACGTTTTCAATTCGTCGATCGAAGGCATCGAGCAGGCGGACGCGATTCTGATTGTCGGGTCTAATCCGCGGCTCGAAGCGCCGGTGCTCAACGCGCGCATTCGCAAGCGCTGGCGATCGACGCCGACGAAGATTGCGCTCATCGGTGCGAAGGTCGATCTCTCTTATCCCTATGAATATCTTGGCGCGGGATCCGAGACGCTGGCCGAAGTCGCGAGCGGCAAGCATGCCTTCGCGGAAGTTTTGAAATCGGCCCAGCGGCCGATGGTGATCGTCGGGCAGGGTGCCTTTGCACGGCCGGACGGGCTTGCGGTTCTTTCGCTGGTAGCGCGCATTGCCATTGCGACGTCGGCAGGCAAAGACGCGGCGTGGAACGGCTTCAACGTGCTTCACACGGCGGCAGGGCGCGTTGCCGGTCTCGATCTCGGTTTCGTGCCCAGCAAGGGCGGCAAGGACGTTGCCGGAATTCTAAGCGGCGGAATGGACTTCATCTATCTGCTCGGAGCCGACGAATGCGATCTTTCCAAGCTCGGGTCGGCGTTCGTCGTCTATCAGGGTAGCCACGGCGATCGTGGGGCCGAGCGCGCTGACGTCATTCTCCCGGCTGCCGCCTATACTGAAAAGAGCGCAACTTACGTCAATACGGAAGGCCGCGTGCAGCAGACGGTCAAAGCGGCGTTCTCGCCGGGCAGCGCCAAGGAGGACTGGACGATCGTTCGCGCGCTTTCGGCGCGTGTCGGCGCGACGCTCCCGTACGATACATTGAAAGACCTGCGAGCGGCGATGTACAGAGCAGCGCCGCAGCTTGCCGAGATCGACTCGGTTGAAGTTCGCGCCGTCTCGGGCCTCGAAACGCTCGCAAAGCTTTCGGGGCAGGCGACGGCAACGCCGTTCGCATCGGCGATCGAGGACTTCTATCTAACGAACGCGGTCGCGCGGGCTTCGGCTGTCATGGCCGGAATGAGTGCGCTTCGAAGCGCCCGCGACCAGGGGCTCAGCGCGGCGGAATAG
- the nuoK gene encoding NADH-quinone oxidoreductase subunit NuoK: MTIGLGHYLTVAACLFTLGVFGIFINRKNVIVILMSIELILLAVNINLVAFSHFNADLVGQVFALFVLTVAAAESAIGLAIIVVYYRNRGSIAVEDVNMMKG, from the coding sequence ATGACCATTGGGCTCGGACACTATCTGACGGTCGCCGCCTGCCTTTTTACGCTTGGCGTCTTCGGCATTTTCATCAACCGCAAGAATGTCATCGTCATCCTGATGTCGATCGAGTTGATCCTGCTTGCGGTGAACATCAATCTGGTCGCCTTCTCGCATTTCAACGCCGATCTCGTCGGCCAGGTGTTTGCACTGTTCGTGCTGACGGTGGCAGCCGCTGAATCGGCCATCGGCCTCGCAATCATCGTCGTCTACTATCGCAATCGGGGTTCGATTGCGGTCGAAGACGTCAACATGATGAAGGGGTGA
- the nuoF gene encoding NADH-quinone oxidoreductase subunit NuoF, with product MLHDRDRIFRNLYGFHHAGLKGAISRGAWDGTKFFIDKGHDYIIDEVKKSGLRGRGGAGFPTGLKWSFMPKADQRPSYLVINADESEPGSCKDREILRHDPHLLIEGALLASFAMRARTSYIYVRGEYIREREALQRAIDEAYEAKLIGKNNVHGWDFDLVVHHGAGAYICGEETAMLESIEGKKGQPRLKPPFPANVGLYGAPTTINNVESIAVTGEILRRGSSWFAALGLPNNTGTKLFQISGHVERPCTVEEEMGIPLKELIDKHCGGIRGGWDNLLAVIPGGSSVRCITAEQAMNVTMDFDALGKLGSGLGTAAVIVMDKSTDIIGAIRRISYFYKHESCGQCTPCREGTGWMWRVLERMERGQAEKREIDLLFDVTKQIEGHTICALGDAAAWPVQGLIKNFRPVIEERIDQYQAKHARMAAE from the coding sequence ATGCTTCATGATCGCGACCGCATCTTTCGCAATCTCTATGGCTTTCATCACGCCGGACTCAAAGGCGCGATAAGCCGGGGTGCTTGGGACGGCACGAAGTTCTTTATCGACAAGGGTCACGACTACATCATCGACGAGGTGAAGAAGTCGGGGCTCAGGGGACGCGGCGGCGCCGGATTTCCGACCGGTCTCAAGTGGTCGTTCATGCCGAAGGCAGACCAGCGTCCGAGCTACCTCGTCATCAATGCAGATGAATCAGAGCCGGGCTCCTGCAAGGATCGCGAAATCCTGCGCCACGATCCGCATCTCTTAATCGAGGGTGCGTTGCTTGCGTCCTTCGCGATGCGGGCGCGCACGAGCTACATCTATGTGCGCGGCGAATACATTCGCGAGCGTGAGGCGCTGCAGCGGGCGATCGATGAAGCTTACGAAGCGAAGCTCATCGGCAAGAACAATGTTCACGGCTGGGATTTCGACCTCGTCGTGCATCACGGCGCGGGCGCCTATATTTGCGGCGAAGAGACAGCGATGCTTGAGAGCATCGAAGGCAAGAAGGGGCAGCCGAGGCTGAAGCCACCGTTCCCTGCCAACGTCGGTCTCTATGGCGCGCCGACGACGATCAACAACGTCGAGAGTATTGCCGTTACGGGCGAAATTCTTCGTCGCGGCTCGAGCTGGTTTGCTGCGTTGGGCCTGCCGAACAACACCGGCACCAAGCTGTTTCAGATTTCCGGCCACGTCGAGCGTCCGTGCACCGTCGAAGAAGAGATGGGCATTCCGCTCAAGGAGCTGATCGACAAGCATTGCGGCGGCATTCGCGGCGGCTGGGATAATCTGCTGGCGGTCATTCCGGGCGGGTCATCGGTTCGTTGCATCACGGCCGAGCAGGCCATGAACGTGACGATGGATTTCGACGCGCTGGGCAAGCTCGGTTCGGGCCTCGGTACCGCGGCCGTGATCGTCATGGACAAGTCGACGGACATCATCGGAGCTATACGGCGCATCTCTTATTTCTATAAGCACGAGAGCTGCGGTCAGTGCACGCCCTGCCGCGAAGGCACGGGCTGGATGTGGCGGGTTCTCGAACGCATGGAACGCGGGCAAGCGGAAAAACGCGAAATCGATCTTCTCTTTGACGTGACGAAGCAGATTGAAGGCCACACGATTTGTGCGCTAGGCGATGCGGCAGCGTGGCCGGTGCAGGGATTGATCAAGAATTTCCGTCCTGTCATTGAAGAGCGCATCGACCAGTATCAGGCGAAGCATGCGCGTATGGCGGCGGAGTAG
- the nuoH gene encoding NADH-quinone oxidoreductase subunit NuoH — protein sequence MLETLQTFMTDYGWNLLIIISWSLLMLVGLLVIIAFLLLFDRKVWAAVQMRRGPNVVGPFGLFQSFADLLKFVFKEPLIPAGADKAVFLLAPLATAMFALSAWAVIPIDQNIWGKWVISDMNVGILYLLAISSLGVYGIIMGGWASNSKYPFMGSLRSAAQMVSYEVSIGFVIICVLLCVGSLNMTDIVNAQRAGLGTRAGMTNSLLDWYWLPLFPMFVVFFISALAETNRTPFDLVEAESELVAGFMVEYSSTPYLLYMLGEYVAIVTMCALTTILFLGGWLPPVDVWPLNAVPGVFWFLIKVVFVFFMFAMMKALLPRYRYDQLMRLGWKVFLPLSLFMVVVTAAVLRFGGFLS from the coding sequence ATGCTCGAGACTCTGCAAACATTCATGACCGACTACGGCTGGAACCTGCTGATCATTATCAGCTGGTCGCTCCTGATGCTTGTCGGGCTCTTGGTCATTATTGCGTTTCTTCTGCTGTTCGACCGCAAGGTATGGGCCGCCGTGCAGATGCGCCGGGGACCGAACGTCGTCGGACCGTTCGGCTTGTTTCAGTCGTTTGCCGACCTTCTGAAGTTCGTGTTCAAGGAGCCGTTGATTCCTGCGGGCGCCGATAAGGCCGTTTTCCTTCTTGCTCCGCTCGCGACGGCAATGTTTGCGCTGTCGGCCTGGGCCGTCATTCCGATCGATCAAAATATATGGGGCAAGTGGGTTATCTCCGACATGAACGTCGGAATTCTCTACCTGCTCGCAATCTCCTCGCTCGGCGTTTACGGCATCATCATGGGCGGCTGGGCGTCGAACTCGAAATACCCCTTCATGGGCAGTCTCCGGTCCGCGGCGCAGATGGTGTCGTATGAAGTCTCGATCGGCTTCGTCATCATTTGCGTGCTGCTGTGCGTCGGCTCGCTCAATATGACCGACATCGTCAATGCGCAGAGGGCGGGACTCGGGACGCGGGCGGGCATGACGAACTCGCTGCTCGACTGGTACTGGCTGCCGCTTTTCCCGATGTTCGTCGTGTTCTTCATCTCGGCTCTTGCCGAAACCAACCGGACGCCGTTCGATCTCGTCGAAGCGGAATCGGAACTCGTCGCCGGATTCATGGTGGAATACTCGTCGACGCCTTATCTGCTCTACATGCTCGGTGAGTATGTGGCGATCGTCACGATGTGCGCGCTGACGACGATTCTGTTCCTCGGCGGCTGGCTGCCGCCGGTCGACGTCTGGCCGCTGAACGCGGTTCCGGGCGTTTTCTGGTTCCTGATCAAGGTTGTTTTCGTCTTCTTCATGTTTGCGATGATGAAGGCGCTCCTGCCGCGCTACCGCTACGATCAGCTGATGCGGCTCGGCTGGAAGGTGTTTCTGCCGCTGTCGCTGTTTATGGTCGTCGTGACGGCCGCAGTGCTCAGATTCGGAGGTTTTCTGTCATGA
- a CDS encoding NADH-quinone oxidoreductase subunit J, producing MAEAGFFYLFAVLAVASGAMVILARNPVHAVLFLVLAFFNAAGLFVLLGAEFLAMLLVIVYVGAVSVIFLFVVMMLDVDFAALKAGFIKNAKIGAIIGGVVLAELVVLFSYRGLNIASTINAAAPIPVAGSGVTNTAALGQILYTKYVYLFQTSGVILLVAMIGAIVLTLKHRVGVKRQSIAEQVSRDPAKTLEVVKVPTGGSVIPASKRREAAE from the coding sequence ATGGCGGAGGCAGGTTTCTTCTATCTCTTTGCGGTGTTGGCAGTCGCGTCCGGCGCGATGGTCATCCTCGCCAGGAATCCCGTGCACGCGGTGCTGTTTCTCGTGCTGGCGTTCTTCAATGCCGCCGGACTTTTCGTGCTGCTCGGTGCTGAATTCCTCGCGATGCTGCTGGTCATCGTGTACGTCGGGGCGGTGTCGGTCATCTTCCTGTTCGTCGTGATGATGCTCGACGTCGATTTCGCGGCGTTGAAAGCGGGATTCATAAAGAACGCCAAGATCGGAGCCATTATCGGCGGTGTCGTTCTGGCCGAGCTCGTCGTTCTTTTCAGCTACCGCGGTCTCAACATTGCGTCGACGATTAACGCTGCGGCGCCCATACCCGTTGCCGGCTCCGGCGTGACCAACACAGCAGCCCTCGGGCAGATTCTCTATACGAAGTACGTCTACCTGTTTCAGACCTCGGGAGTGATCCTGCTCGTCGCTATGATCGGCGCCATCGTGCTGACGTTGAAACATCGCGTCGGCGTCAAGCGTCAGTCGATCGCGGAGCAGGTTTCGCGCGATCCGGCCAAAACGCTCGAGGTCGTCAAAGTTCCAACCGGCGGATCGGTGATCCCCGCAAGCAAGCGCCGGGAGGCTGCGGAATGA
- the nuoL gene encoding NADH-quinone oxidoreductase subunit L has protein sequence MIYATIVLLPLAGALIAGLFGRIIGDRPSEVITTALLFIAAVLSWVVFVQVAFGHETHAVTLMRWITSGELDTSWALKIDTLTAVMLVVVTTVSSLVHLYSIGYMHEDDSRARFFAYLSLFTFAMLMLVTSDNLVQMFFGWEGVGLASYLLIGFWYKKPSANAAAIKAFVVNRVGDFGFALGIFGLFYVFRTVNLDAIFAAAPGIVGKTFIFAGHEVDILTTLSLLLFMGAMGKSAQFLLHTWLPDAMEGPTPVSALIHAATMVTAGVFMVARLSPIFELAPDALKFVTLIGAVTAFFAATVGLVQNDIKRVVAYSTCSQLGYMFVACGVGAYGAGIFHLFTHAFFKALLFLGSGSVIHAMHHEQDMRLMGGLRKKIPLTFAAMIVGTLAITGVGIPHLTGFAGFYSKDAIIEAAYAAATPNNYAFWLLVIGALMTSFYSWRLIFMTFYGETRADHHTFEHAHESPMTMLLPLAVLSLGAIVAGVAFYGYFVGHEEQAFWGAALFRSDTNHVLHEMHNVPEWVSYSSFVAMLIGFAIAWVYYIRAPWLPAATARAFKPLYLFLLNKWYFDELYDLIFVRGAFAIGRLLWKGGDGAVIDGAVDGTAAGVGRVTARVVRLQTGYLYHYAFAMLVGVAALMTWLTYNGLFAGVFK, from the coding sequence ATGATCTACGCGACAATCGTCCTGTTGCCGCTCGCTGGCGCGCTGATCGCCGGCCTCTTCGGCCGCATCATCGGAGATCGCCCAAGCGAAGTCATTACCACGGCGCTCCTGTTTATAGCGGCAGTGCTCTCGTGGGTGGTCTTCGTTCAAGTCGCATTCGGCCACGAGACGCACGCCGTCACGCTGATGCGCTGGATCACGTCGGGTGAACTCGACACGTCCTGGGCCCTCAAGATCGACACGCTGACGGCGGTAATGCTGGTCGTCGTCACGACGGTGTCATCCCTCGTGCATCTCTATTCCATCGGCTACATGCACGAGGACGACTCGCGCGCTCGTTTCTTTGCGTATCTCTCGCTCTTCACGTTCGCCATGCTGATGCTGGTGACGAGCGACAACCTCGTGCAGATGTTCTTCGGATGGGAAGGGGTCGGCCTCGCATCCTATTTGCTCATTGGATTCTGGTACAAGAAGCCGTCGGCGAATGCTGCGGCCATCAAGGCGTTCGTCGTCAACCGTGTCGGCGATTTCGGGTTCGCTCTCGGTATCTTCGGGCTGTTCTACGTCTTCCGCACTGTCAATCTCGACGCGATCTTCGCAGCGGCACCGGGCATCGTCGGCAAGACGTTCATCTTCGCTGGACACGAGGTCGATATCCTGACGACGCTATCGCTGCTGCTGTTCATGGGCGCGATGGGCAAGTCGGCGCAGTTCCTGCTGCACACGTGGCTTCCGGACGCCATGGAAGGTCCGACGCCCGTCTCGGCGTTGATCCATGCCGCGACGATGGTGACGGCCGGTGTGTTCATGGTGGCGCGGCTGTCGCCGATCTTCGAGCTGGCGCCCGATGCGCTGAAATTCGTGACGCTGATCGGCGCGGTGACGGCGTTCTTCGCGGCGACGGTCGGACTTGTCCAGAACGACATCAAGCGCGTGGTCGCCTATTCGACGTGCTCGCAGCTTGGCTACATGTTTGTCGCCTGCGGTGTCGGCGCATATGGAGCAGGCATTTTCCATCTCTTCACGCACGCGTTTTTCAAGGCCCTCCTGTTCCTTGGCTCGGGTTCGGTGATCCACGCGATGCATCATGAGCAGGACATGCGCTTGATGGGCGGCTTGCGTAAAAAGATCCCGCTGACGTTCGCGGCGATGATCGTCGGCACGCTGGCGATCACGGGCGTCGGCATTCCGCATCTCACGGGATTTGCCGGGTTCTATTCCAAGGATGCGATTATCGAAGCGGCTTACGCGGCGGCCACGCCGAATAACTATGCCTTCTGGCTTCTCGTCATCGGCGCACTGATGACGTCGTTCTACTCCTGGCGTCTCATCTTCATGACCTTCTACGGCGAGACGCGCGCCGATCATCACACGTTCGAGCACGCGCACGAGAGCCCGATGACGATGCTGTTGCCGCTCGCCGTCTTGTCACTCGGCGCGATCGTGGCTGGCGTCGCATTCTACGGCTATTTCGTCGGCCATGAAGAGCAGGCGTTCTGGGGAGCGGCACTGTTCCGGTCCGATACGAACCACGTCCTGCACGAAATGCACAACGTGCCGGAATGGGTGAGCTACTCGTCGTTCGTTGCGATGCTGATCGGCTTCGCGATTGCCTGGGTCTACTATATCCGGGCCCCCTGGTTGCCCGCTGCGACGGCGCGGGCCTTTAAGCCGCTTTATCTTTTCCTGCTCAACAAGTGGTATTTCGACGAACTCTACGATCTGATCTTCGTGCGCGGCGCGTTCGCGATCGGTCGGCTCCTGTGGAAGGGCGGCGATGGCGCCGTCATCGACGGTGCGGTCGACGGGACGGCGGCGGGCGTCGGCCGTGTTACGGCGAGGGTCGTACGTCTTCAGACGGGATACCTCTACCACTATGCTTTCGCGATGTTGGTTGGTGTTGCAGCGCTCATGACTTGGCTCACCTATAACGGGCTTTTCGCCGGGGTGTTCAAATGA